The Brachionichthys hirsutus isolate HB-005 chromosome 17, CSIRO-AGI_Bhir_v1, whole genome shotgun sequence genome segment CCAAAACAGTCCCTCTGCTAGCTCGAGGTTAGCTTGTAGCATCAGCACAGCAACATAACATTAATGTTACCATGCTCAAAAACACGCTACCCCGttctcagtaaaaaaaaaatatatatgcatatattattataataataaaaaataaaataaatagcaataTTACCGAAACGACGTTCACGCCATAAACCAGGTTACTGAACCGGTGGTCGCGGCAGCTCGCTCCCCATCCGCACACGCGTCTGCTCTGTAGATTGTGATCACGGTTCATGCTATCCTGTGGAACAGACAAGCGCGCAGCCAATAAGGTAGTACATCCGGTGCAGtcttaccaaaataaaagtcgCGTCAATCAATATCTTCGATTCAGACAACAAATTTATTTTCCCAGactatattctattctattctattctattctattctgctctattctgttctattctattctattctattctattctattctattctattctattctgctctattctgttctattctattctattctattctattctattctgttctattctattctattctattctattctattctattctattctattctattctaaccaAATATCTGAACCCACTGATGAACACCAACAAAGCTGGGACTGCCTCCTGACCTGCAAAGCGTAATGCTTCGTCTGATGATGGAGACACGCcggtctggaagagaggaagatccatctttacgattgaagcaggaagtaaaggaaacaatgttgcaggagaatcatggagccctttgaaccgtttgatcttcactacagtggaaacaaagtaactaaatgaactGAGCTACATTATAGATGCAATCATAGTGTCTACATCTATTCACTTTATGCTTCACTACATCCGAGAGGCTGCTTTTAACTAAGACATTTTATAATTACCTGCACAACCTGCACCAGTaaacaacagagagagagagagagagggacgcgTGCCACCTAATGGTGAAATTGGTGTACCACACCATTTTGAAGCAGAGTTGCCACGACCCAGCTTTGTTTCATGTCTGCTTTGGCATTGTGACATGTTGGAGGATTGCCAAAGGGATGGGTTTCAGGCCAGCATTGATAACCTCAGATTTTGGACACTATCCAGACTGCCCCTTCCTGGATTTTGGGTTTGTGGTGGCACAGCAGACTGGTGAACACCTGCATTCAGCTCATACTGAGGATGCTCATCTGTCCCACTGCACAATGGTGTAATTTAATTGCGAGACTTGAGTTCTTGAAAGGTTTCCTCGGAAAAGTCAGTCTGTCAAGTAATTTGTTTGTAATGAatgaacattttgaaaaaagcaATATCtagcaatgtttttttttttttaaatgcggAGGTAACGTCGTAGGTAACGAGTAAACCAGGCGTTACGCTACAACTGCGGATTTGGATAAGAGAACCCGACCCAGATGTTTTCAGCACGTCTAGTTCGtttaatgtattttactttCCGCCATCTATTGCGTATTGAcccagtggcctaatggataaggcatCAGCCTCCGGAGCtggggattgtgggttcgagtcccatctgggtcGCATTTAGTCAACTTTTCACTGATTCGAAGTATGAGTTAGAATGCGGGTCGTAAATTTCTTACTGGCCATCCCGGAAATCAGTACATATCCCCGTTTCagcacattattattatgtaaaaaaaagcGAAGCCTCCCTACAATATTTTCCTGTACagttctggttttattttaatttttttaatgggaATTCGCCTTTTTATCGAGAACAttaaatgcaatatttaatCCATATTGACCTGAATTGCTTATTATGAAGGAAAACATAAAGACACAAAAGGGAAATAGCAAAAaggcaaaggaaaaaaaaatactacaaTTTAAAAAGGAACAATTGCGAAGTTGAACTTCAATTATTAATTCAAATGACATTTGTTTCGTGACCCCTGCCTCTCCAGGGTTATCTTGAATGTGTTTTGGCTTTTGGTCACAGTGCTTATCTGAAGATAAAATGGAAATTATACTAACCATTAATTGTTATCACTATGCACTACAGCACACACGTACTAAACAAGTGAATAGCCACACGCCCAATACGAATTTAACTGAATAACTACTATATAAATTAAAACTACAATATAACCTGACAATTaacaacacaaaaataaaatcaatatgtTCGCTTGAATCATCTCGGGTTTAGACGTACCGACCGGTAGGGGGCGGTGTTTGAATCATCAGACAGGAATCACGGTGAAGATTACCTAGACAGGCAGGAAGCGAGGATCTCGAGCCAGTTGTGCTGCAGTTCCCCATTGCAACCACCAGAGGGAAGTGAAGGATCATTGCACGAAAACAATTCGAAATAATCTGATTCTGCGGATAAGAATaaaaatttatatttatatcaaaaTTTTAAACCTCCCAAACAGcaaaagtaaatatattaaaaaagcacaattaaagaatatattaaatattcagtaaatttaattttaaaatctgACTAAGTAAACAAGAAAGACCGGCACACAGTAAATCAACaacacatgaaaaagaaaaacgttttaCAACCTATTTATGAATGAGTGcagtgtttatttctgttttagggACATCCCACCAACTCCTTCTCCACCCCATCCCATTCTTGACCGCCCCATATAAAAATACCAGGAATCCCAGTTCTGTAGCAGACTGTAATGTGTTTCCAGAACATTCAGGATGACAGGGATTACTCTGTTTCTCTTGTTCCTCATTCCTCCTCACTACAAGACACAGGAGCATGGTGTTAATGGTGAGTGTAAACATTTTATCCATCCTttggaaattatttatttattttaacgtCTTGGAGAAGCAAACTAATTGTAATAGACTGATAAGCCTTGCTACCTTTTAAAATCAGGTCTACTAATTATGCTGTGGTTGATTTGCTCTCCAGCATTGGGAGTAAttagtttgcatttttttctcacTAATGTAACATCCATCAAGTCCAGGTTATTCTATATGGCAAACACTTTTGAAAACACAGTATGCTCTGCTAAATAAGCATCATAGTGTAGAATAAAGTCTCAGGTTCTTACTATCATATACTTTATTcatgaaaacagagaaagatcCTAAATTATGCAATATTCTTTAAAGATCAATGCAAACATAATTTGGATTTTAATGTTTCTTTGTCTACGAAACAAAATGGTGCTGCGACATTCGCTTAAAAAACTTGAGAAGGACATAGacttgttttaaaatgtaaaggacaataaaacaaattgcaATGTTAAGCCCGGCAGTGGTAATTGTTCTTCTATGTTGTGTGTGATATCTATAGCTATTCAGCAAACACATAGAGTCATACAGAAATAGCAGGATTGCTGAGCAGTACATGCATACACATTAGATCTCATGCTCCTCTGCAGGCGTGCACACTAAAGCCTTTAGCTCTGTGGCTATAGTAAAGATCTCAGCTTAAAAAGgggtgtaaataaaatgtccttTCAAATTCATTTTGAGCTTGGATCTTCAAGAGGATTGGATTTTTACCATAAGAGCATCATTTTAtgttcataaaaaaatacaaatgttttatgtttaagaGCAAGTCCGCATTTTCTGCAGTTATCTGGGAGAATACTGTCAATGTTTTGTGGACTAGAAAACAACTTTCCCTCGGTGAAGGACTTCTTTTAATTTTTGTACGTGGTTGGCCCACAAGGAGTTTGTAGCACAGTCATGATGAAAACTAGTAATATCCATTGTTATTGCTTCATTTGGGGACAGGGAGTCTGATAATGTACTGTGTGAAGATGAAGGAATGTTTTCATTGTAAGTATTCTTTCTGTGCGTGTCAACCCAGAGCTGTACACCCTGATAGAAAAGGGCCAGATCAGCTTTCAGGATCCAGCTCTGAGCAACCAGAGTCGTCTTGTGGTTAAAGAGTCGGCCCTCCCCATCAACGAGTTGCTCGAGAAGAGCAGCAGAACCGGCGAATCCAAGTTCACCCTCCATCCTCTCCCCTCTGCCGTATGGCCAAAGCACAGCGACCTGGCTCCAATCCCTCGTCATCACAATACCCACAACAAGAGCAAAAAGGCCATCAAGAGTGACCGTCTGGTGGAGCACAACAGTGAAAAAAACAGGCAGGTCATGGGTTTGGGTGCAAAAACCCAAATGACAGGAGCTACAGCTTCCGCGCACCACAACCGAACTGTGCAGAAGACCAGCCAGTCCAACGCGAGTCCTCCTGTGCAGAGTGAACCAGAAGGGCACCCTAACTCCAGACCCAGGGGTCCACCCAACACCCATCATCACCAGGCTCCACCGAACCAGCCGGCCCCTTCCCCACGCCGAGATGCTACAAACCGACGGCTGGATCCAGAAGAGAACCGGCCGGGGAAGTCCAGCCTCTATCAGACGGGAATCAGTTCGGTGAGCCGGAACCACAGCGGCCCTCCTATCATCTTCAACCGGCGTTCCTCCAGCCTGCTTTACCAGTTCGACATCTTGAGGCGAGGTACGGTTTGCTGTGCTTTGGAGCCTgacctgtttatttattcaaagtTATCCACATATTTAAACTTATTGAGTTTGAAGTTGAACTGCATCAGACTTTAAAGCCCCATTTGGTATTATGTATTTCAAAAGACAAATTATGTATGAGTTTAGCCATCTGGGAAAAGCATCTTTGGTGCTAATTTATTACAGTAATTATAACGAATATAACTCAAACGAAATACAACATTTTGGTGTAACTGACCTGTttcttatttaattaaaaacctatttaatgcaaaaaaataaataataataattacataaaaaaaatatgtaaagaaaattaataatattttttttattttatttttggggaCAACAATAAAAACGCATATACTAACAGCTAATATGACAGCAATGATTGTCATGCATATACACCATCCTCCAGTCCCATGCAGAGGAATGTGAAGGCTGGGTGTCATCATGACAACCCTTGGAAAAAGGCTACAGGGCATGTCAGACAGTcaactttctcctcttctcatcCGTCCATCATGAAATCCGTTGCTTTTCTCTGCAGAGTCTGACTTCAGTCACGATGCCTTCTGCGTGAGCGAGTgcaggagggagaaggaggagagagagcattACTGCTACAGCGAGTTTGGTACGTACCCACTGAGAGGCTGACGTATACAGGGACGTAGCTAAGCTTCTAACCAGGGTGGCTCAAGTGGGGGCACCAAGATATGCAGGGgtgacacgcacacagacacacacacacacacaccagaaaccCTGACCTTGATCATTTTTTCATCCGGTCTTTGTCCAaactacacaaataaaatgCGACCTGCTTAACATCTGAGTGTTAGTTATGTGAGTT includes the following:
- the LOC137906735 gene encoding UPF0450 protein C17orf58 homolog — protein: MTGITLFLLFLIPPHYKTQEHGVNELYTLIEKGQISFQDPALSNQSRLVVKESALPINELLEKSSRTGESKFTLHPLPSAVWPKHSDLAPIPRHHNTHNKSKKAIKSDRLVEHNSEKNRQVMGLGAKTQMTGATASAHHNRTVQKTSQSNASPPVQSEPEGHPNSRPRGPPNTHHHQAPPNQPAPSPRRDATNRRLDPEENRPGKSSLYQTGISSVSRNHSGPPIIFNRRSSSLLYQFDILRRESDFSHDAFCVSECRREKEEREHYCYSEFAVNGIVHDIDVLRKGIRLITLMVSSDGFYKMSRLYVSPDSFFFKVRLLVLDTYRCSKPCPDIKLGSRYIIMGHIYHRRRHLPSDLLNLLGGKLKPGDGLLRSNNYIKRFNKRRHQKALEATRSRCR